The Candidatus Binatus sp. genome has a window encoding:
- a CDS encoding tetratricopeptide repeat protein encodes MPPTTHRRKTTQRKITQKELKQPDEFTTLAESVQNFILGNLNQVFISLGIVAAIGAVVIAVYYYEQHRDAVASTQFYTALTQLKGGQYKAAEAQFKKLADEEPGRRLGRLARFYTASAYLGDGDLPRARDTLVAFLAEERDPLFTGLALTNLAVVYERMGDWKKAGGAYRQAAGIDGPEQMRSQLGVARMLAKMGDKQDAITAYRGFLMAHPYAQQREDVLASLALLGAPAVPPPPAIATTK; translated from the coding sequence ATGCCGCCGACTACTCATCGCCGAAAAACCACCCAGCGAAAAATCACCCAGAAGGAACTCAAGCAGCCCGACGAGTTCACGACGCTCGCCGAGAGCGTGCAGAATTTCATTCTCGGCAATCTCAACCAGGTCTTCATCTCGCTCGGAATCGTCGCTGCGATCGGCGCCGTCGTCATCGCGGTCTATTACTACGAGCAGCATCGCGACGCCGTCGCTTCGACGCAGTTCTACACCGCGCTGACGCAGTTGAAAGGCGGGCAATACAAAGCGGCCGAAGCGCAATTCAAAAAGCTCGCGGACGAAGAGCCGGGGCGCCGCCTCGGACGTCTCGCGCGATTCTACACCGCGAGCGCGTACCTCGGTGACGGCGATCTGCCGCGTGCGCGCGATACGCTCGTCGCGTTTCTCGCCGAGGAGCGCGACCCGCTGTTCACCGGCCTCGCGCTCACCAATCTCGCCGTCGTTTACGAGCGGATGGGCGATTGGAAGAAAGCCGGCGGCGCTTATCGACAGGCCGCCGGGATCGACGGACCCGAGCAGATGCGCTCGCAACTCGGCGTCGCCCGGATGCTCGCGAAGATGGGCGACAAGCAGGATGCGATTACGGCTTACCGCGGCTTCCTGATGGCGCATCCGTATGCGCAACAGCGCGAGGATGTGCTCGCGTCGCTCGCGCTGCTGGGCGCTCCCGCAGTTCCACCGCCTCCCGCGATCGCGACGACTAAATGA